Proteins co-encoded in one Chroicocephalus ridibundus chromosome 6, bChrRid1.1, whole genome shotgun sequence genomic window:
- the LOC134517837 gene encoding L-threonine ammonia-lyase-like isoform X1: MVSPRGRPRARPTDMTTPGPLLPPYSVVVGVLLHLVVYLVAVLYSYAEQLFLKKDDNKIKKQDAPALCDLHCCKDGPIRNGLIGQKSPSINPERLKDFGEEDYLNGDVKTWEMKIVSRNEELLRDALSRIPQSSSRTSLSSCNKLIRFEDISAAAFKIQCGVQKTPCMYSRLSKQYGMDIYLKKEFLQYTGSVKERGVLYLLTSLPQDQQRKGVIVASDSNFSMAVAYHASELRIPVFVIMSTSTSPARVKMCREYGAMVISYGTTAKDSQTHARRLAQENGYLYLEEEDSAVYLSGLGTVGLEVYEQVPKLDAVIFPAGGHCGLLAGSAAALKHLNPHISVIGVESENFPVLQQSLKAGHPTEDQACSNHHFYGDVSGLCFGSNSLQLTGKLVDKVVAVREEDILISMLRLLEYERATVDAEGAIGLAALVAGKLPELKGKRVAIVICSGNLELHLLQQCIARALTLDNRVCRFSLVLSDCPGDISKLLEILAREEARVLDIRQERTFVTSELFTVEVTCTVETRDKIHAAQLRNALLERYPTAAWTER, from the exons ATGGTCAGCCCTCGGGGTCGGCCCAGGGCCAGGCCTACGGACATGACAACCCCTGGACCCCTCCTGCCTCCTTACAGTGTCGTAGTTGGAGTTTTGCTTCACCTCGTTGTTTATTTAGTCGCTGTGCTGTATAg ttatGCTGAGCAGCTGTTCTTGAAAAA GGACgacaataaaataaagaaacaagatGCCCCAGCACTTTGTGATCTTCACTGTTGTAAGGATGGGCCGATAAGAAATGGCCTCATTGGGCAGAAGTCACCCTCTATCAACCCTGAGAGACTGAAAGATTTTGGTGAGGAGGATTACCTGAACGGGGATGTGAAGACCTGGGAAATGAAGATAGTGAGCCGTAATGAGGAGTTACTTAGGGATGCCCTGTCCCGCATCCCTCAGTCAAGCAGTAGGACCAGCCTGTCAAGCTGTAACAAGCTGATTCGATTTGAAGATATCAGTGCAGCAGCTTTCAAAATCCAGTGCGGTGTTCAGAAAACCCCCTGCATG TATTCTAGGCTATCCAAGCAGTATGGAATGGACATCTACCTAAAGAAAGAGTTCCTCCAGTACACAGGATCTGTGAAGGAACGAGGTGTACTTTACCTTCTGACATCATTACCTCAG GATCAGCAAAGAAAAGGGGTGATCGTGGCTTCGGACAGTAACTTTTCCATGGCTGTTGCTTACCACGCCTCAGAGCTCCGTATTCCAGTGTTTGTCATCATGTCAACCAGCACATCCCCGGCCAGAGTGAAAATGTGCCGTGAGTATGGTGCCATGGTTATATCCTATGGCACTACAGCTAAGGATTCGCAGACGCATGCAAGAAGGCTGGCGCAGGAGAATGGATACCTCTACCTCGAAGA GGAGGACAGTGCTGTCTACCTGTCAGGGCTGGGAACCGTGGGGCTGGAGGTCTACGAGCAGGtgccaaagctggacgcagtgaTTTTCCCTGCAGGAGGCCACTGTGGCTTGCTGGCAGGGTCGGCTGCTGCACTAAAACACCTCAACCCGCATATTTCTGTAATT GGGGTTGAATCTGAGAATTTCCCTGTATTGCAACAGTCCTTAAAGGCTGGCCACCCAACTGAAGACCAGGCTTGCAGCAATCATCACTTTTATGGAG ATGTGAGCGGACTTTGCTTTGGCAGCAATTCTTTGCAGCTGACTGGGAAACTTGTGGATAAAGTTGTTGCTGTGAG GGAGGAGGACATCCTCATTTCAATGCTGAGATTGCTGGAGTATGAGCGAGCCACGGTTGATGCAGAAGGGGCCATTGGACTTGCAGCATTGGTTGCGGGGAAGCTGCCTGAATTGAAGGGTAAAAG agtGGCAATTGTTATATGCAGTGGAAACTTGGAGTTACATTTGCTGCAACAGTGCATAGCTCGGGCCCTGACCCTCGATAACAGAGTGTGCAGATTTTCCCTTGTGCTTTCTGACTGCCCAGGAGACATTTCAAAGCTCCTGGAGATTTTGGCTCGGGAAGAAGCAAG AGTTTTGGATATCAGACAGGAACGCACGTTTGTGACATCTGAGCTCTTCACTGTCGAG
- the LOC134517837 gene encoding L-threonine ammonia-lyase-like isoform X2 produces the protein MNFAAQFLYSRVLKNRSPREHSREDEDYDPFWQSYAEQLFLKKDDNKIKKQDAPALCDLHCCKDGPIRNGLIGQKSPSINPERLKDFGEEDYLNGDVKTWEMKIVSRNEELLRDALSRIPQSSSRTSLSSCNKLIRFEDISAAAFKIQCGVQKTPCMYSRLSKQYGMDIYLKKEFLQYTGSVKERGVLYLLTSLPQDQQRKGVIVASDSNFSMAVAYHASELRIPVFVIMSTSTSPARVKMCREYGAMVISYGTTAKDSQTHARRLAQENGYLYLEEEDSAVYLSGLGTVGLEVYEQVPKLDAVIFPAGGHCGLLAGSAAALKHLNPHISVIGVESENFPVLQQSLKAGHPTEDQACSNHHFYGDVSGLCFGSNSLQLTGKLVDKVVAVREEDILISMLRLLEYERATVDAEGAIGLAALVAGKLPELKGKRVAIVICSGNLELHLLQQCIARALTLDNRVCRFSLVLSDCPGDISKLLEILAREEARVLDIRQERTFVTSELFTVEVTCTVETRDKIHAAQLRNALLERYPTAAWTER, from the exons ATGAATTTTGCAGCACAGTTTCTCTACTCCAGGGTGTTAAAAAACAGAAGTCCCAGGGAACACTCCAGAGAAGATGAAGACTACGATCCTTTCTGGCAAAG ttatGCTGAGCAGCTGTTCTTGAAAAA GGACgacaataaaataaagaaacaagatGCCCCAGCACTTTGTGATCTTCACTGTTGTAAGGATGGGCCGATAAGAAATGGCCTCATTGGGCAGAAGTCACCCTCTATCAACCCTGAGAGACTGAAAGATTTTGGTGAGGAGGATTACCTGAACGGGGATGTGAAGACCTGGGAAATGAAGATAGTGAGCCGTAATGAGGAGTTACTTAGGGATGCCCTGTCCCGCATCCCTCAGTCAAGCAGTAGGACCAGCCTGTCAAGCTGTAACAAGCTGATTCGATTTGAAGATATCAGTGCAGCAGCTTTCAAAATCCAGTGCGGTGTTCAGAAAACCCCCTGCATG TATTCTAGGCTATCCAAGCAGTATGGAATGGACATCTACCTAAAGAAAGAGTTCCTCCAGTACACAGGATCTGTGAAGGAACGAGGTGTACTTTACCTTCTGACATCATTACCTCAG GATCAGCAAAGAAAAGGGGTGATCGTGGCTTCGGACAGTAACTTTTCCATGGCTGTTGCTTACCACGCCTCAGAGCTCCGTATTCCAGTGTTTGTCATCATGTCAACCAGCACATCCCCGGCCAGAGTGAAAATGTGCCGTGAGTATGGTGCCATGGTTATATCCTATGGCACTACAGCTAAGGATTCGCAGACGCATGCAAGAAGGCTGGCGCAGGAGAATGGATACCTCTACCTCGAAGA GGAGGACAGTGCTGTCTACCTGTCAGGGCTGGGAACCGTGGGGCTGGAGGTCTACGAGCAGGtgccaaagctggacgcagtgaTTTTCCCTGCAGGAGGCCACTGTGGCTTGCTGGCAGGGTCGGCTGCTGCACTAAAACACCTCAACCCGCATATTTCTGTAATT GGGGTTGAATCTGAGAATTTCCCTGTATTGCAACAGTCCTTAAAGGCTGGCCACCCAACTGAAGACCAGGCTTGCAGCAATCATCACTTTTATGGAG ATGTGAGCGGACTTTGCTTTGGCAGCAATTCTTTGCAGCTGACTGGGAAACTTGTGGATAAAGTTGTTGCTGTGAG GGAGGAGGACATCCTCATTTCAATGCTGAGATTGCTGGAGTATGAGCGAGCCACGGTTGATGCAGAAGGGGCCATTGGACTTGCAGCATTGGTTGCGGGGAAGCTGCCTGAATTGAAGGGTAAAAG agtGGCAATTGTTATATGCAGTGGAAACTTGGAGTTACATTTGCTGCAACAGTGCATAGCTCGGGCCCTGACCCTCGATAACAGAGTGTGCAGATTTTCCCTTGTGCTTTCTGACTGCCCAGGAGACATTTCAAAGCTCCTGGAGATTTTGGCTCGGGAAGAAGCAAG AGTTTTGGATATCAGACAGGAACGCACGTTTGTGACATCTGAGCTCTTCACTGTCGAG